The Gossypium hirsutum isolate 1008001.06 chromosome A03, Gossypium_hirsutum_v2.1, whole genome shotgun sequence genome contains the following window.
ATTGTTTCTTATTAAACAAGTTTATACAGGGTATGCTCTTAGTTCGGTTGAAGGGCGAGTAGCAATGGAGTTCTTTGACCTCTCAGAGGCCAGTCAAGCCAAAAAGTGTGCATCAGTCTTTTCCTTTTAGCACTATATAAGTCATGTGGATAGATACGAACTCTAGAAACTGTTCTGGAGCTGATCCTACCTGTTCTTCATTTATCTTTTTGCATTTATCCATTGATATTTTGTAGGTATGCCTTCAAGTGCCATCGAAAATCTGAGGCTGGACGGGACATTGTATATCCAGTAAATGCCATTGCATTCCATCCTGTGTAAGTTTCTGCAAAAGTTTTCTACTcttctttatttattaaaagctgaTGAGGCTGAAAACCCGAGCAGCATCAGCTCAGCTGGATAGTATATTAACTATATGATGTAGTACGTGGACCATAGATTATACTGCAGGCACTGCCATTTGGAGCATTTTGTCATTTGTGTAGTGTGACAGGCCGGAACAAATGACAATTGGTAATTATAATATTAGATTCTCTTCTTGGAAAGTTAATGAAGTGAGTATGACACATTTGGTCATTTTTCCTCTTATTTGATTCAACTATTGTTGAGAAAATATATAAATTGCTGACTTTGAACTTCCGAGTAAGACATTAGGTTACAGTTTATTGGTAATGCTTGTGTTGGCTcagctaaaatattttttatgaaagaTTGTGTTATGAGCCTTGGCGTAGgatctagtcacaggtctagacgagaaagaattcttgcttcgacctatggttactcaaaaAGGCAGATTCGTCCTTGACTGAACCCCCTCTCAAAATAACGTTTCTTTTGATAGAATAATTGCTTAcctctttatttcatattggcagCCTTTTATAGACTGTTAATAACAAATGAAAGAGTCCTAATTGACATAAAATAGAATTCTTAACTTAGAGTTTATGAAGGAAACAAAAACCTAATATAGTAAAAACTAAAACTCTTAGTAAAacctgatataataaataaataaataaataaaactaaaaactccTATTGCAATTAAAGTGTCCATATCAGATTGGCAAGATCTTGAACATAATTAATGTTAGCTTGTTTCCATTCAAACCATATCTAATTTCTTCATTGACTTTCAATCCTGCAGATATGGTACATTTGCAACTGGAGGTTGTGATGGTTTTGTTAATGTGTGGGACGGAAACAATAAGAAGAGGCTGTATCAGGTAAAGATTGGATCGAAGTGCAATTTCATTTCTGTTAAAAGAGCTGATAATTTATTACCATCATTAAATGATCTTTTTGCAGTATTCAAAGTACCCGACAAGCGTTGCCGCTCTTTCATTCAGCAAAGATGGGCGACTATTGGCCGTTGCTTCAAGTTACACATTCGAAGAGGGAGATAAAGCGTAAGATTCCTCTCAACTCTCTCCCTCTTTTTCTGACCCCAAAATCATGAAGGTTTACGGTATACACATAGTCGAGCTCTAATTTCAGATCCTTCTCTTTTGTGCAGACATGAACCAGATGCAATCTTTGTACGTAGCGTAAATGAAATTGAAGTCAAGCCAAAACCAAAGGTATATCCTAATCCTCCAGCGTAGCTGATTAAGCATATTTTTATCTTCTATGTGGTAATTCTATATGTTTGAGATGTTAATTGCTTTGTAAGGCTTGAGTGAATGGTCTGAACCATGAAACTAAACTCTTTTTTAATCATAGGctagagagtttttttttttctttttttctcacaTCCTCTGTGAATTTGTTACAACTATAATACCCTTTTTTTCCCACTTTCTGTTGAAAAGTGTTTAGCGTACATTGTTTTCCAATGTTAACAGTGCTTAGAATCTGTTATGGTCTATGTtctaatttcttctttttcttctctggAAGTATCTgttttaaaacatgtattaatgTTTGAGGCTACATCTTTCAAATATATGGGGAAAATTTTGAATGTGTAGACTATATTAATGACGTTGGAAGCATTGAgacaactaaaaatttaaattttgttcttaGTCCTTGTATTATGTATGTATTATGagtttatttaaattagttaactTTAGTCCTCTTTACTttcgaatttttaatttttaattttaacctgataattaaatttgattgattaaattttgcaattaatcatttatcatacataaagttataaatttagtttATATTCTTCAATTTGAATTTTCTTATCCTATGTTTGGTAGGAATGTTATTTTTTACTCATGTTTTAGTATATGgttcataataaattaatttaataggtAATATTTAACTACTttcatttttagtaaagaaggaaaatttttcatttattttaaagaattctTATTTCTTATAATTGTTATTactcatcttttttatttcaaatttaaatttgtattaattatttttttatgtctaactattgtaatgcatactaaataaataattttttacttgTTAATATATTAGTAACCAATCGAGACattaaacatttaaattcattaatttgatttttttaatactatataaaattaataagctAATATGGtattatacatataataatatgtttgattatgttagaattttcaatttttaaaatataaagattaaaaatttcaaattaaaatataaaggttAAATTCACAATTGAATTCACCATGATGAAATCTTGTACTCTTGTAGAACATTGCCGAGCCCAAGTAGCAAGAAATGCGGCCTAAAATATTCAACATTATTCACCTCCAAATGGTTTTGTTTGACTTTGTCCTTAGATGCTTGTGAAATTTAACAAATTTGTgtaaataaaaagtttaaaatgtaatttaattaataataaaggaGCTTGGAAGATGCTTTTACTGTTGCTTTGAATgggttcatttaaaattttacaacattctctatatttactttttattgacataatatttaaaattttttataattttataatttttttactattcatAAATAATAGGATAATGCATTACACTTGAACTCAAGTCTTCTTACATTGGCaataatatttatactaataaaattaagactcaatcgattaATAAATTAAACTCTTAAACATAAATTACATTTACAAttatgaataaatcaatatacgCAACCACTGTTAAAATATCAATTGtacaaaatgtcatgaaaatatgtaaaattattttaattttatattggtGTAAGTGGAACATTTTCATACATGATAATTGTTTTTCATTttgacataatgataaatttagccattACATGtactctctctcttttctttttggttaCTTTTGCCTTTAACCTTCAAGATTTGATTAAgctattttttttatggaaaaattgattcaattattaaaatttaatagcatTGATGTAGTAGCATGTATGACAATTAATATACTTTATTAGTaatgtttaataattttagaaaaattcatgcgaattacaatttcatttttattaaaactttaatggttaaattaatttttctattcaaataaAAGCAATTTGTGTataatttgaaagtttaataTATGTGATGAAtcttataaataaacaaattatttaaaagaataaatttagtaatataataaataataaatgttatattattcTATTCAAATGTTTTTTCGAAGTTATACATTTTacacatttaatttataattaattttcaaatttaattattgttaattatcattgataatgataatttttattatattttatataatatatagtttttacattaataaaattagaacaattttaaaaaattaataattatatactaaattataattatcacaatattttttatattttatacttaaaattttgttcaagtaaatctattttataattagcacaattttttaaattaaattattattattttaaaacttaatttaataatatgatagaaTTTTTTCCAAACTTGTACTTATCTACATTTAATTTAATAGGTAAACTACAtcattagtcattaaattatgagtaagttttcgttttggtcacttaactaaaaaaatttataatttagtcatcgAACTATTCAAcagtttttatttaagtaattggTCTATTAAAATCGATGTTATATGATTTTCTCTGTTCGCACTGTCTGTACCAATCGAAAGCTATCTTTTCCTTTATCTTTTACAGttcagtttttttttatgaatcaaCTTTACAagccagtgacttaaataaaaacttttagatagttaaatgactaaaatgaaattttttgaatagtttaatgattaaattgtaaattttttaattaagtaaccAAAACAAGAAGTTgtaatggtgtagtttaccctaatataATTGCTCAGAATTCATTGAACACGTTGCTGCCGTCGCACTCTGTAATGAGCTAAAGAGTGCCTccatgttgaacttaagaaaatGCAGCAAGCTTCTTTAATGGCTAGCAGCTATACAAGAATAGCATCTACAGTTGCAACATATTTAGAGAAGAAGAGTACTGTGCCAGCATGATCAGTTGCCAATTCCAGCTGGACTTGGATTGCCAATTGCGGATCCATCCTTGTTAAATTTCACATAACCGATAGGAGGGTGCAGGGGAAGTAGCTGCTTTGTGGATGGAAAGGGAGTTGGGGTGATCTTATGAAGTAGCAGATGGCTAACTCAGCTCGATTTACTCAAACAATTTTCACCATTGTCCTAAAGGGTCATTGGAATCAtcttttggaacccaaaatttgCAGTCAAATAACTTCCACCACCATTAACCATCTCCTTCTCCACCTCTCTGTTTTCAGTTGCAATGCTTTTCTTTCGTGGTCTTTCTTTCAATGGGTAAAAACTTCTATTGCCACCTATAACCACTCTCTGCAATCTACGTGGACAATGATTCACATTCTCACCAAGCACAAACATTTCAAGACTGCACACCACTTGCTCGACAAAATTCCTAACAAAGATTTCTTGTCGTCAAATTCCGTTTTGAAGGTTTTGGTGAGTACCCATTCGGACGTTGAAGTTAATTCTCATGTTTTAAGTTGGTTGGTGATATCATATGGGAAATTGAGAATGACCCAAGATGCTTTACAGGTTTTTGAGTCGATGAGAGTTCATGGGTTAAAGCCTCATTTACATGCTTGTACTGTGCTTTTAAATTGTTTGGTTAAAGATAAATTGATTGATAGCGTATGGAAAATCTACAAGAAAATGGTTAAACTTGGGGTGGTTGTGAATTTACACGTTTATAATGTCTTGCTTCATGCTTGTTGCATGGCTGGTGATGTCGAAAAGGCCGAAATGGTATTGAGTGAGATGGAATTGAAGAACGTTTTTCCAGATCTTATTACGTTCAATACAATCATCGTTTTGTATTCTAAAAAGGGTATGCATTATGAAGCATTGTGTGTGCAAGATAGGATGGAAAGAGCCGGGATTAGTCCAGACATTAGAACTTATAATTCACTTATTTATGGCTTCTGTAGACAAGGTAGAATGCGAGAAGCTTTAAGACTATTTAAGGAAATGAAAGGTGTTAGTGTTAGTCCTAACCATGTCACTTACACTACTTTAATTGATGGTTATTGTAGAGTGAATGAGCTAGGAGAAGCATTAAGATTGCGAGACATAATGGAGGCTAAAGGGATTTATCCAGGAGTTGTTACTTATAACGCAATCATTCGTAAGTTGTGCGAAGACGGTAAAATAAGGGAAGCTAATTGGATTTTGAATGAGATGAATGAAAAGAAAGTTGAACCTGATAATGTGACTTGTAACACATTGATCAATGCATATTGCAAGATTGGAGATATGGGGTCTGCTATAAAAGTGAAGAACAAGATGATGGAAGCCGGATTGAAGTTAGATCAATTTACATTCAAGGCATTGATTCATGGATTTTGCAAGGTGAATTAAATGGATAGTGCAAAAGATTACTTGATCAACATGCTTGATGCAGGGTTTTGTCCTAGTTATTGCACCTATTCATGGCTTGTTGATGGGTATTGTAACTTAGGCAAAGAAGAAGAAGTTATGAAGTTTCCAGATGAATTGTTGAAAAGAGGCTTAATTGTTGATGTCTCGGTGTACAGGGCACTCGTAAGACGGTTTTGTAAACGAGAAAGGCTCGattgcgccaaaagaatattcgGCATTATGCAAGGAAAAGGTATATGTGGAGATAGTGTAATATATGCTAACCTAGCATATGGTTATTGGAAAATGGGGAAGGTGAATGCTGCTTCAAATCtattaaatgaaatgtatgaaaagaGGTTGATGATAACTCTCAAAACCTATAGATCTTTCACTGCTTCATATGgtggtgataataataatagcattTTAGGTTTGTTTTGGAATCATGTGGTTCAAAGGGGATTAATTTCTAAGAGTATTTTTAAGGATATCAATAAAGGTGAGATTTGAACCTAAGTTGTAGCCTATTGATATTTTACCTTAAGAAGAGCTTGGTTCGAATAATcgttgtaaaaatttaaaaaaaaaaaagatttagatTCATGAATTAACCTTTCATATGGCAGTTCATGTGGTTCAAAATTCAACtgcttttttccctttttttattcttgCTTCTTAAAAGGTAAGATGAGCATAGTTATACTTTGCAATATATACTTGTAGACACCAAACTTCATGAGAcctaattttaattaagtgtGACCAAAACTTGaaaaactcgaaaaaaaatttaatttcgggTTATCGGATCGAGTTTTCGGTTTGTTTGAATTCGATTTGAGTTGAAAtttataattcgaataattcaaataacggattggtgtaattattattttttctcatcaatctcgaaaatgagcaaattagacttttccaacaaaaaaaaattcagaata
Protein-coding sequences here:
- the LOC107886951 gene encoding pentatricopeptide repeat-containing protein At5g38730, producing the protein MANSARFTQTIFTIVLKGHWNHLLEPKICSQITSTTINHLLLHLSVFSCNAFLSWSFFQWVKTSIATYNHSLQSTWTMIHILTKHKHFKTAHHLLDKIPNKDFLSSNSVLKVLVSTHSDVEVNSHVLSWLVISYGKLRMTQDALQVFESMRVHGLKPHLHACTVLLNCLVKDKLIDSVWKIYKKMVKLGVVVNLHVYNVLLHACCMAGDVEKAEMVLSEMELKNVFPDLITFNTIIVLYSKKGMHYEALCVQDRMERAGISPDIRTYNSLIYGFCRQGRMREALRLFKEMKGVSVSPNHVTYTTLIDGYCRVNELGEALRLRDIMEAKGIYPGVVTYNAIIRKLCEDGKIREANWILNEMNEKKVEPDNVTCNTLINAYCKIGDMGSAIKVKNKMMEAGLKLDQFTFKALIHGFCKVN